GGCCGTGGAAGCCGAGCATTGTCATGGTCTGCGCGCGGTCGATGGGGAAGCCCGTGGTGGTGATGGCGCACGCGCCGAGCGGGCTGCGGTTCACGCGGAGGAACGCTGCCCGCAGGCGTTCCGTATCGCGCTCCAGAATTTCAATGATGGCCATCAGGTAGTGGCCGAGCGTGGTCGGCTGCGCGGGCTGGTTGTGTGTGTACGCGGGCATCAGAGCGGAGCGATGTTCAGAGGCCAGGGTGACGAGACGCGTGCGGAGAGCGGCGACGGCATCGAGCGTGGCGAGGAGGCGGCTGCGGAGCACCATGCGGTACATGGTCATGTCGATGTCGTTCCGCGAGCGCGCGGTGTGGATGCGACCGGCGTTGTCCGCGCCGCAGAGATCGGCGAGCTTCTGCTCGATGAGAAAGAAGAGGTCTTCGACGGAGCCGTCGTAGGGGGTGGAGCGAATGGCCTCGAGGTCGAGGGAGTCGAGCGCCCGCAGGCAAAGCACGGCGGTCTCGCGCGAGACGATCTTCTGCTGCGTCAGCATGAGCAGGTGCGCGTAGTCGATCTCGATCATCGAGTCGAGGAAGAGACGCTTGGCGTCGGCGAAGACGTGCGCGAGGACTGTGTCGCGATAGATTGGTGCGGGAAATTGGGAGGCCATTTTGATTCCTTGCGGGGTTGTACGGGTGAAACGTTGAAGGGCGATGAAACGTTTTGTCTCATCGCCCTTTGCTGCGGGTAGGTTGCTTAGAACTCGATCTTCGCACCGAACTGCAGGATGCGGGATTCGAGCACGGAGGAAGTAGGCAGCAGAGAGGGCGCTGTGGTGATGACGCCTGCTGCATTGGTCGTTGCCGTGGTGTTAATTGTGGTGACATTCGAGCGATTGAACAGGTTGTTGCTTTCGACCAGAATCTGGGGCCTCACGCGTTCCCATAAGGTGGCGAAGGTGCGGGTGTAGCGCATGTCCACCTGAGCGATACCCGGAGTACGAACAGTGTTGCGGCCAACAAAGAGTGGACGGCTGGTTGCGAGTGAGTCTCCATTCAACTTCGTTCCAGTGGTGATGGTCTGCGCGTCGCCACTGGAAAAGTTGCCAAGGATAGAGAAACGGTTGTTTGTGAAGACGCCATTGACGTACTTGTTCGCAAAGTGAGTTTGCGGAACGTAGTCTGTCGAGAGTGTGAAAGAGTTTGGTCGGTTGATGCCGCTATTCGCGCGATCTCGTTTGGGGTTATCCGTATCTTCAACGGGCGTTGAAAATTCGTAGGTATAGCCTTCGGGGGTATTGGAGATGGCATGCGACCATGTGTAGTTTGCGGCGACGGTAAGTCCCGCCGAGAGGCGGTGCTCATACGATGCCACAAGGGCGTTGTAGCTGGAGTTCGAACCGACGTCGATGAGTGTGATGTTGTTGAAGCGCGAATCGATGCGTGTGGCCGCGCTCGGCGTGCTGGAGTAGATGAGGCGTCCATCGGCGAGTGCGCCTAAGCCGGAGTACTTTAGATTGCTGTTTCTGAGGAAGGCGAGATTGCGTCCCTGAGTCAGTACGTAACCCATAGTCAGGGAGTCATTTTTACCAAGCTGCTGTGCTACCTGCGCATTCGCGTTCCATGTGTAGCCATTCTTGAAGTTCGGATTCAGCGCGGTCACGCTCTGCGCCGCGATGCAGGACGTGGAAATGGCCGATGGCGTGTTTGGGAAGGCAGGAAGGCAGGGATTGGCTGCGCCTTGAGCTTCGGTTGTTGAACTGTTGGCAACGGAAGCGATGTATGAACCCGTGCCGACAAGGCCGTTGTTATAAAGCGGTGTGTACCAGGAGTTAGTCGGTGTTGCTTCGTAGTACATACCGCCGCTAACCCGGACGACCGTACCGGGCATGGGTGTGTAAGCAAAGCCGACGCGCGGAGCGAAGTTGCCTTTGGGCGTGTGGAAGCTCTGGGTCTGCGTGAGGGGAGCTGAGGCCAGGCCATCGGGAGCACGGTATTGGTCATAGCGCACACCGTAATTCGCGGTCAGGTTCTTCGCGATCTGCCATGTGTCCTGTGCAAAGAAACTGAAGAAGATGGAGTGGTACGCTGCGCCGGGACGACCGATCGAAGCCGCAACCGAAGAGTAAACGTGAGGGGATGTGCCATTCTTGGCGCTCAAATATTGGGTGATAGAGCTGAAGGTGTACTGGGTGTAAACATCAGCGAGCTGTGTGTCCAGGTTCTTCTGAAAGCCTGTGCCGAACTTAAACGAGTGCTTGCCATGCACCCAGGTCACGTTGTCGTTGAAGGAGGGGATTTTCTCCTGGAATTTGTCCCCGGCGCCATTCGTGCCACCAAATCCGTTGACCACGCTGGAGATGGTAACCATAGGTCCAGCGCCCGTAAGGGGGCCGGAAATATGCGCCTGGTTGCGGTAGGGCCACGAACCACGAAACTCATTGAGGACGACGGGCGAAAATGTGGTGATTAACTGTGCGCCCAGGATGTGGGCGCGGTCGCGAAAGTCGGAGGCAGCGCTCTGCAAATAGAGACCACCAACGTTCGTATTGAAGGGGTAGTCGTTACGGAAATAGTTGTAACGGATAAAGGCCTGGTTGCTCTTATTGATTGTCCAGTCCCCACGAACGTTTACCCATTGGGCGCGCTGCACCTGCGGTGCGGTGTTGAAATCTGAAGCAGCTACACCCGCAGCAATGAGCGCAGCCTGATTGGCGGATGTAACCGTAATGGCCTGTGGATTAGCGCGCTTCAGCTTTTCGTACGCACCAAAGAGGAAGAGGCGATCTTTCACAACGGGGCCACCAGCGCGTCCGACAAAGTCATCGACGTGCAGATCGGGCTTCGCTTTGTAGATGGAGGAGGTGGGATCGCAGTTCTGCAGCATGGGGCAGGAGCTTGCCGCTTTTGGCCGCCAGATGTATTGCGCCATGCCGTGGAGCTGGTTCGTCCCTTGCGGAGTAATGACGTTGTAGATGATACCGGCTGTGTTGCCGAACTCCGCGTTGAAGGCGTTTGAAACCGTCTGCACCTGCTGGACGTAGGAATCGGAGATGGCGAAGAGGCGCAGGCCGTAACGGTCTGTTTCAGTGTCCACCATGCCATCGAGCTGGTATTGCACGCGATCAACAAGCCCGTTCGTGTTCACTGTACGCGGAATACCGTTTTCCGCATTTGGGTGACCGGAGACGCCGGGCTGGAAGAGGATGAAGTTGTAAGGGTTCCGCGAGGTGAGCGGGAGATTCTGGACCTCCGCCTCGCTGATCGTGCGCCCCAGATCGACACGCGTCGTTTCGATGATTGGAGCATCGCCAGTCACCTGAACCTCCGTTGCTACGGAGCCAACCTTAAGCGCTTCGTTCACCGTAAGATCGCTACCTGCATCTACGTGAATGCCGGACTGGATAAACGGTGCAAACGAGCTGGACGTCGCCGTTACGGAGTAGGTTCCGATCGGAAGGCTAGGTGCGAGATAGCCACCGGAGGTATCCGAGGTCAGTTCGCGCGTGAAGCCGGTGTCGAGGTTTTTGACGACCACGTTCACGCCCGCGATCGGAGCGCCGGAAGGGTCGGTCACCGTACCGCGGATCGTACCGTTGATGGACTGCGATTGGGCATGGGCAGATGGCGTGGCCATGACACCCAGAAGAGTGAAGGTTCCCAGCGTACGCAGGGCAGACCGGAAGAAATTGGTATACGTCATTGCTACCTCCTAGAAGTGAAGCGGGTATGGAAGTGCTTACGAACTTAGTAATTCGTATTTATAAAGTCCATGCTCGTGGTGCGGGATACGCTGTTGGTGCTGGAAAGGTTCTGCGGCATTACTAAAAAGTGGAATGCGTGATCAATGGAGGATCAACAGAGCAGTTTGCTTTCAACGGCGGTCAGCGACAACGAGATAGCGCCGTGCAACTGGGCCTGTGTGCCCAGAAAACTTGTGCGGATCCGCGGTGGTGCAAAGTCCGCGCTTCGTAGCAGTCGGTCCGTCTCGCGACAAAGGCGATCATGCGAACCTACGCCGCCGCCGAGGACGATCAACTCCGGATTGAAGACCAGGGCCAGTGTTGCAATGGCGTCCGCCAGAATGACTGCGGTGTACTGCAAGACTTCGAGGGCGAGTAAGTCGCCTTCCTGGGCAAGATCAAAGATCTGGGGAGCACGCAGCTCCGCAAGCTCTGGTTCGTTGCGAAGACCTGCACGTTCCAGGCGCTCCAGCCACTGTAGTTCAATCCCTGCGCCGCCAATCATACGCTCCAGCTGGCCGGTCTTGTGCATCTCCATCGGCTCGCGGGGAGCGCCGGGGACGCCAAGGTAACCGATTTCGCCTGCGCTCCAGCGTGCGCCGTGATGCAGGCTGCCGCGCAGGAAGATTCCCGCGCCTACGCCGGTTCCCATGGCCACAAAGACGAAGTCTTCCACGCCTTCCGCTGCGCCCTGGCGATATTCGCCGACGGCTGCCAGGTTCGTGTCGTTCTCCACGATGGTTTCAATGCCCGTCTGCTTGCGCAGCATGGAGCGCAGAGGAACTTCGGTCCAGCCCGTGAGGTTGGGAGCGAAGCGAACGATGCCTGCGCGGACGTCCGTGATGCCGGGTGCGCCTGCGGTCAGGTGCAGCACTTTGCTGGTGGGGATATTCGTCTGTTGGCACATCGCGCGCAGACCTTCGTCCAGAACGCTGCATACCGAGGCAGGATCTTTCTGATCTGCGGCAAACTGGGTGGACCAGTGCGCTACGGGTGTTCCGTTCAGGTCGGCAAGCATCATGCGCAGGCGCGTCCCGCCAATATCGGCGGCGGCGACGTAGCCGTGCGAGGCTTTGAACTGGATCAGCTCAGGAGGGCGTCCGCCGGAAGATTCGCCTTCGCCAAGTGTCTCTACTAAACCCAGCGCTTCTATCTGCGCGATGGCAGAGGAGACAGTAGGAGCGGAGAGGCCGGAGGAGCGAACGAGGTCCGCCTTCGAGCAGGGACCGTGGACACGGAGAAGTTGCAGAAGGGTGCGGCAGTTCGCAAAACGCAGATGCGCTGGCCGCGAAGGCTGTGTCTCTGGCGGATTGAAAGTGCCCGTCGCCATTCTGCTGGGATTCTCCATAGGGTGCGTGGCTAGATTATAAACAAACTTTACAAAGATGCCAGCGAATGATATCAACCCAATACACATATATTTTCAAGGGGTACCCGATGGCGGTTGATCAAAAGGATCAGGCAGCGCAAAAGCGATGGGTTGCAGTCCTGCTTGCAGGCACAATGGCGCTCTTGCCGGTTATGGGCGAAGCCCAGGCGGTGAAGGAGACGTACCAACCGGCTTCGGCCTATCCCCTGATGATCGATCGCGGCTCGGCGGGCCTCTGGCAGAGCCTGCAGAAGCTGAACACGCGCGCCAGCCTGATGATGGTGGTCGCGCATCCTGACGATGAGGACAGCGGCATGCTGGCCTTTGAAAGCCGGGGGAACGGCGTGGATACCTCGCTATTGACGCTGAATCGCGGCGAAGGCGGACAGAACGTCATGACCGGAAACTACTGGGACGAGCTGGGCATCATGCGCACGCAGGAACTTCTGGCGGCGGGCGACTACTTCGGTGTCCATCAGTACTTCACCCGCGTTGCCGATTTCGGTTTCTCCAAGACGCTGGAAGAGGCGCTGAAGCAGTGGGGGCATGACCGTGTCCTGGCGGATGTGGTGCGTCAGGTGCGTATCTCGCGGCCGCTGGTGATTAACAGTGTCTTTGCAGGGAATGTCTCCGACGGCCACGGCCATCACCAGACGGCTGGCGTCATGGCGCAGGAGGCCTACAAACTGGCTGGCGATCCGAAGGTCTTTCCCGAACAGATCAAGGCTGGACTTCGTCCGTGGAACCCGCTGAAGGTGTACGCCCGCGTTCCGTTTGCTACGGTCGATCAGCGCGGCATCTTCGACTACGCGACTGGCCACTGGGAACCCGTTCGCTTCAAGAACTACGTCACCGGCGATTACATTGAAGGCGTTCCCACGGCTACATTGCGGATTCCCGAGGGTGGCTATAACCCTCTCTTTGGCCGCAGCTATCTCGCCATCGCCCGCGAAGGCCTGGACAAGCAGAAGTCGCAGACCGGCGGCGTGGCGATCCCTGTAACGCGGCCCTTCGATTCGCCGTACCATCTCTATGCTTCGCGTGTTCCGGCGCAGGTGGGGCATCTTCCGCAGCAGGAAGAGAGCTACTTCAACGGCATCGATATCTCGCTCGCTGGGATTGCGAACTATGTACCTGCGGCAGAGCAGGCGAAGTGGAGTGCGGCCCTGCAGCCGGTTCAGGCCAGCGTAGATGAAGCCACGCACGCCTTCGATGCGACGGACCCTACGAAGTCCGCACCCGCGCTCGCAAAGGGGCTGGAAGCGACCCGTGTCCTGCGCGCGCAGATTGCCTCCAGCCATCTGGATGTCGACGCGAAGTACAACATGGACCACGAGCTTGGAATCAAGGAAGCCCAGTTCAACGAGGCTCTGACGCAGTCCCTTGGAGTTTCGCTTCTGGCAACTGTGGCGAGCGGAACGATTCCGGCTCGCATGGGGCCGATGGGCGATATGAGCAACCAGCCTACGTTTCAGAGCGTGGTTGCAGGACAGGCTTTCGGCGTGAATGTTCACGTGGCTGACCAGGGAGCGAAGGCCCTGCACATCGAATCCGCCACGGTGGACGCCACGGACGGCAAGAACTGGAAGCTGACCACTGCCGCACCGATGGCCGGAGAGATTGCCGCAGGACAGTCGAGCGACGTTCTGGTAAAGGCGGTTGTTCCGCAGGATGCGGGCATCACGCGCCCCTACTTTAGCCGCCCTAGCCTGGAGCAGCCCTTCTACGATCTCCAGCTTCCGCAGTACCTTGGCCTGCCGACGATGCCATATCCGCTGCTTGCCCGCGTGGTCTACAGCTTCAACGGTGTGAAGGCCGAGGTGCGTGGCGTGGTGCAGACGACGCATCGCCTGAACGGTGGCGGACCCACGCTGGAGCCTCTGCTGGTCGCACCGGCGATCTCTGTCCGTGTGGCTCCGCTGGCGGGCGTGATCCCGATGGATGGCGAACTAGTTAAGGTGCACGTCACAATCGGCAGCAGCGTCAAGGGTCTAGCGAAGGGTGAGGTGAAGTTGAGTCTTCCTGCAGGTTGGACCTCGTCGCCCGAGACGGCGAGCTTTGCCACTTCGCGCGACGGCGATGAGCAGGGAATCGATTTCACCGTCACCACGAAGAACGTGCAGGCTAAGCGATATGACCTGACCGCCGTGGCGACGTATGAAGGCAAGAAGTTTACCGAAGGCTTTATCACCATCGGCTACCCCGGCCTGCGTCCTTACCCGATGTATCGCAAGGCGGAGTACAAGGCCACGGGCGTCGATGTGAAGGTGGCTCCGGGATTGAAGGTCGCCTACATCATGGGTACGGGCGACGATGTGCCTGCGGCGCTGGCGAACCTCGGTGTCCACGTGACGCAGTTGAGCGCGGAAGATATCGCCTCCGCCGATCTGAGCGTGTACGACTCCATCGTGCTTGGCGTGCGTACGTATGCTGCACGTCCGGAGCTGCGGTCGCTCAACGACCGTCTGCTGCAGTACGTGAAAGACGGCGGCGTGGTCGTGACGCAGTATCAGACGCCCGAGTTCGATCATAACTACGGACCGTATCCGCTCTCGGTTCCGGCGGACGCGGACAAGGTCGTCGAAGAGGACTCCAAGGTCACGATCCTTGCCCCCTCGGATCCTCTGTTGAACTGGCCGAACAAGATCGTTACCGCGGACTTCGACAATTGGGTCGAAGAACGCGGTCATGGCTTCCTGCGCAGCTGGGACCCGAAGTACATCGCCCTGACGGAGATGCATGACAAGGACCAGGACCCGCAGAAGGGTGGTCTTGTCTATGCGCCCTACGGCAAGGGGTACTACGTCTATCTGGCGTATGCCTTCTTCCGCGAGATGCCAGAGGGAGTGCCCGGATCGTTCCGTATTATGGCGAATCTGATCAGCGCCAAAAAGAATCCGCATCTGCCCCATGCTCAATAGGCGTGGTTGTGCTGGATGGGGAGCCTCTCACTGGGGGCTCCCCTATTTTTTTCTTCCAAATTTTTGCGTCCAGGTTTCGAAACTGTAGGCGCGCGAAGCCGTCCAATGAGATATGTATTCTCTTCGTTCGCTCGTGGCTGCTGGTCTGCTCTCTGCTTCCTTTGCTTTTGCTCAAGTTGCCCCGCCTGCGGAGAAAGCCCCGGTTGCTCCGACGCTCAATGTGAGTGCGCGCCTAGTGACTGTTCCTGTGACCGTGCGAGACAAGAAGGGACAGCTTGTCGCGACGTTGAAGCAGGAAGACTTCACCATTGCGGAAGATGGCAAACCGCAGGTGATTCGGTACTTCGACCGCGACAACAATCTCCAGCTCACGCTGGGTCTTCTGGTGGACGTGAGTGGCAGCCAGCGCCAGGTGCTGGATGAGGAGCGCGAGGCCAGCTCTTCGTTTCTCGACAACATGCTGGTGGCGGACCGCGATAAGGCGTTCCTCATCCAGTTCGGCCATACGGTAGAGCTGCTTACCGATGTGACCGGTTCCATTCCGAAGCTGCAGAGCGGGTTGAAACAGGTGGACACGCAGGCCGCCCGCCCGCAGTTCTCCAACAATCAAGATCCCAACGACAACAGTGGGGGCAGCTCACAGCGTGGCCGTCGCGGTGGTGGTGGGGGCGCCGGGACGGCGCTTTATGACGCGATCTTTCTCGCCTCCGATGAGGTGATTCACAAGCAGCCGTTTCGCAAAGCTCTGATTCTTCTGACGGATGGCGAAGACAATGGCAGCAAGGAGAGCCTGTCCAGCGCGATTGAAGCCGCACAGCGCGCCGACACTGCCGTGTATTCGATTTACTTCAAGGGGGAAGAGCACAACGATACCTCAAGCCGTCGTCCCAGCTTTGGCGGCGGCGGATTTCCGGGTGGTGGTGGACGTCACGGCGGCGGCGGTGGGCAGGGCGGCGGGCAGCCGCAGCGTACGCACGTAGACGGCAAGAAGATCCTGCAGCGCATCTCGGATGAGACCGGCGGACGCTTCTTCGAGGTCTCCAAGAAGGAGCCGCTGGCGGAGATTTATAAAAAAATCGCACAGGAACTGCGCAGCCAGTACCGCATCGGATTTACGCCGACGAACCAGGAAGAGGGATATCACAAGCTCCTGGTCGACACCCCCAAGGACCACAAACTCGTCCTGCAGACGCGAGAAGGGTACTACACCGGTTCGGCGAGTAGTCCGAAATAACGGGTTGCGCGGAGCGGTACGATTGCATCCTAAGCAGGTATGCTGCAGAAGCGCCTTCTCAACTCGCCCATCGAACGTGTCCCGACTCTTGAAATCCTGATCGATGGCCGCTCTGTACCTGCTGCGGAGGGGGAGCTTCTCGTCGAAGTGCTCAACCGTGCTGCGAAGGCGGTGAATGATGCGCTTCTTCCCGGTGCCAAAAACTCGGGTCTTGCGGGCGCGCGCTCCGTTCCGCAGATCTGCTATCACCGCCAGATGGGTCCGATCGAAACTTGCGACACCTGCATGGTGGAGGTCAACGGCCAGCTTGTGCGTGCCTGCAGCACAGAGATCGCGCCGGAGATGCGCGTGCTTTCTGTCTCGCACCGTGCCGATGTAGCGCAGCGCGAGGCGATGGACCGCATTCTGCAGAATCACGATCTCTACTGCACGGTCTGCGACAACAACAACGGCAACTGCACGATTCATAACACCACGGGCGAGATGAGCATTCAGCACCAGCAGCGGCCCTTTTTGCATAAGCCCTTTGAGCAAGACCATTCGAATCCCTTCTATCGCTACGACCCCGACCAGTGCATTCTCTGCGGCCGCTGTGTAGAGGCCTGCCAGGATGTGCAGGTGAACGAGACGCTGACGATTCGTTGGGAAGACGAGCACCCGCGCGTTCTCTGGGACGGTGGGGAACAGATCGCCGGTTCGAGCTGCGTGAGCTGTGGCCATTGCATCACCGTCTGCCCCTGCAATGCGCTGATGGAAAAGAGCATGCTCGGCGAAGCAGGATACTTCACGAACCTTCCCACGAAGGTGCTCGACGATATGATCGAGGTCGTAAAGGGCGTTGAGCCGGAGACGGGCTATCCCGCGATCATGGCGATCTCGAACATCGAATCGCACATGCGCGAAGCGCGTATCAAACGCACCAAGACCGTTTGCACCTACTGCGGTGTGGGCTGCAGCTTCGAGGTCTGGACGCGCGACCGCCATATTCTGAAGATCGAACCCAGCGAAGGTCCGGCCAACGGCATCTCCACCTGTGTGAAGGGCAAGTTCGGGTATGAGTTTGTGAATGCGAAGGACCGCCTGCACAAGCCACTCATCCGTGCTGGCGCGACCTTTCGCGAGGCGGAGTGGGACGAGGTACTCACTCTCATCGCGTCGAAGTTCAAACAATATATGAAGACTGACGGCCCGGATTCGCTGGCCTTCATTGCGTCGTCGAAGTGTACGAACGAAGAGAGCTATCTGATGCAGAAGCTCGCGCGCGCCGTGGTGGGCACGAACAACATCGACAACTGCAGCCGCTACTGCCAGACGCCTGCCACCATGGGTCTGCAGCGTACCGTCAAGTACGGCGGCGATGCGGGATCGATCGCGGACATTGAGATGGCGGGCCTCGTCATCGGCATTGGTACCAATACCTCGGAGAGCCATCCTGTGCTGGCAACGCGCGTGAAGCGTTCGCATAAGTGGCGCGGGCAGAGGTTGATCGTTGCCGATCTGCGCAAGCACGAGATGGCGGAACGCGCCGACCTCTTCTTTCAACCGAAGCCGGGAACGGACATGGTCTGGCTCTCTGCTGTGACGAAGTACATCTTCGATCAGGGGTGGGAGAAGCGTGAGTTCATTGAGCGCCTGGTCAACAAGGCGGACGAGTATCGCGCCAGCCTTGCGCCCTTCACACTGGAGTTTGCGGAAGAGACCACCGGCATTCCGATGGAGACGCTGAAGACCGTCGCACGGGAGATCGTTGCAGCGGATGGCGTCTGCATCCTCTGGGCGATGGGTGTGACGCAACACTGCGGCGGATCGGATACCTCCACCGCGATCAGCAATCTTCTTCTAGTCACCGGCAACTACGGACGCCGGGGTGCGGGTGCGTATCCGTTGCGCGGACACAACAACGTGCAGGGCGCGAGCGACTTCGGTTCCATGCCGAATCTTTACCCTGGCTATCAGCTTGTCGATGACGATGCCGTGCGCGCGAAGTTCGAGGCAGCATGGGGTGTGAGTCTGCCGTTCACCAAGGGTCTCGACAATCACGAGATGATTCGCGCGATCCATCAGGGCAAGCTGAAGAGCCTGTATATCAAGGGCGAAGATACGGTGACCTCCGACGCGAATGCGAACGATGTGGAACGCGCGCTCTCGCAGGTGGATTTCCTCATCGTGCAGGACATCTCGTTTTCAGAGACAGCGCGCTTTGCGGATGTCGTTCTACCCGCATCGCCATCACTCGAAAAAGACGGCACCTTCGTCAGCACGGAGCGCCGCATTCAACGGCTGTACAAGGCGATGGAGCCGCTTGGAGATTCGCGCCCCGACTGGCAGATTCTGCAGATGATTGCAAACGCGATGGGCGCGAAGTGGACCTACGAACACCCCTCCGAGATTATGGACGAGGTCGCTTCGCTCACGCCGCTCTTCGCTGGTGTGAACTATCAACGCCTCGAAGGCTTCAAGAGCTTGCAGTGGCCGGTGGCTGCGGATGGAACGGACTCGCCGTATCTCTTCAAGGACGGCTTTCCGTTCCCAGATGGCAAGGCGAAGTTTCATCCGCTGGAATGGATTGAGCCTTCGGAAGAGAGCGATGAGGAGTTCGATCTCCACCTCAACAACGGACGCATGCTGGAGCACTTCGAGCAGGGAAGCATGACGTATCGAGTGCCGGGGATCAAGCGGATGACGCCATCGAACTTTGTGGAAGTCTCTCCGGACCTCGCCGCCGAACGCGGCGTGGAAGATGGCAGCAAGGTCGAGCTGAAGTCGAAGTGGGGCACCATTAGCGCAAAGGTGCTCGTGACCGACCGCGTCACCGGTAAGCAGCTTTACATGGCGATGAACAACACCGAAGATCCTGTGAACCGCCTCACAGGCGCGCACGTGGATCGCGCAACGCACACGCCGGCGTTCAAAGAAGTCTCGGTCAACATGCGCATTCTTGAACCCAAGGGCCGTTCTCCGCTGATGTGGGAAAACTTCCGCAACGGCCATCGCACACCGCAGCAAGGTGTGGAAGTGGAACGCAAGTGGGCGCGCGAAGACTATCGTCTGCCCGGCCTCTCACTCAACGATCAACTTGTACAGATCAACACGACCAAAGTTTAGGAGAACCGCGTGGCCGTTCCCATTGCCTTTGAACCGAAACCGATTGACCCGACGCAGGAGCTGCAACGCCGTCTTGCCGCCGCGCCCATTCAGCATGCCGAAGCGCTGCTCGTGATCTACGACCTGATTCAGGAGGCGCACGACAAAGGCCTGCTCGACGCTCTCCATGGGGTAGTCCACGCGCGTGACGCAGTGTTTGAAGAGCTGGCTACAGGAGCAAAGCAGAAGCCGGTCATCGCAGCCATACGCAACGTGGTGAGTCTCAGTAAGATCCTCAGCGCCATCGATCCGGAGACGCTCTCCTGCGCCGCTGCTGAGATGGAGAAGGAAGCGAAGAGTGCGGAGCCGCCAACCTTCTGGCAGATCTTCCGTCGCACACGCACTCCGGAAGCGCGCCGGGGCCTTGGTTTGCTTACCTCGCTTCTCGTGGGTCTAGGTCGCCGCAGCTAAAGAATCTCTTCTCCCTTTGTCATCCCGTAGCGCAGCGAAGGGATCTGCTGTTGAGCAAATTAGATCCTTCCGCTGCGCTACGGGATGACAAAGGGAGGGGACGCAGCGGATGACAGCGGGATCGCTACGTCATAGACCTTCTACTTCGCCGTCACACTCAACGAATACGTCGCCGACCGCACCAATTGCCCATCCGTCGCCG
This genomic stretch from Terriglobus saanensis SP1PR4 harbors:
- a CDS encoding VWA domain-containing protein; amino-acid sequence: MYSLRSLVAAGLLSASFAFAQVAPPAEKAPVAPTLNVSARLVTVPVTVRDKKGQLVATLKQEDFTIAEDGKPQVIRYFDRDNNLQLTLGLLVDVSGSQRQVLDEEREASSSFLDNMLVADRDKAFLIQFGHTVELLTDVTGSIPKLQSGLKQVDTQAARPQFSNNQDPNDNSGGSSQRGRRGGGGGAGTALYDAIFLASDEVIHKQPFRKALILLTDGEDNGSKESLSSAIEAAQRADTAVYSIYFKGEEHNDTSSRRPSFGGGGFPGGGGRHGGGGGQGGGQPQRTHVDGKKILQRISDETGGRFFEVSKKEPLAEIYKKIAQELRSQYRIGFTPTNQEEGYHKLLVDTPKDHKLVLQTREGYYTGSASSPK
- a CDS encoding TonB-dependent receptor; this translates as MTYTNFFRSALRTLGTFTLLGVMATPSAHAQSQSINGTIRGTVTDPSGAPIAGVNVVVKNLDTGFTRELTSDTSGGYLAPSLPIGTYSVTATSSSFAPFIQSGIHVDAGSDLTVNEALKVGSVATEVQVTGDAPIIETTRVDLGRTISEAEVQNLPLTSRNPYNFILFQPGVSGHPNAENGIPRTVNTNGLVDRVQYQLDGMVDTETDRYGLRLFAISDSYVQQVQTVSNAFNAEFGNTAGIIYNVITPQGTNQLHGMAQYIWRPKAASSCPMLQNCDPTSSIYKAKPDLHVDDFVGRAGGPVVKDRLFLFGAYEKLKRANPQAITVTSANQAALIAAGVAASDFNTAPQVQRAQWVNVRGDWTINKSNQAFIRYNYFRNDYPFNTNVGGLYLQSAASDFRDRAHILGAQLITTFSPVVLNEFRGSWPYRNQAHISGPLTGAGPMVTISSVVNGFGGTNGAGDKFQEKIPSFNDNVTWVHGKHSFKFGTGFQKNLDTQLADVYTQYTFSSITQYLSAKNGTSPHVYSSVAASIGRPGAAYHSIFFSFFAQDTWQIAKNLTANYGVRYDQYRAPDGLASAPLTQTQSFHTPKGNFAPRVGFAYTPMPGTVVRVSGGMYYEATPTNSWYTPLYNNGLVGTGSYIASVANSSTTEAQGAANPCLPAFPNTPSAISTSCIAAQSVTALNPNFKNGYTWNANAQVAQQLGKNDSLTMGYVLTQGRNLAFLRNSNLKYSGLGALADGRLIYSSTPSAATRIDSRFNNITLIDVGSNSSYNALVASYEHRLSAGLTVAANYTWSHAISNTPEGYTYEFSTPVEDTDNPKRDRANSGINRPNSFTLSTDYVPQTHFANKYVNGVFTNNRFSILGNFSSGDAQTITTGTKLNGDSLATSRPLFVGRNTVRTPGIAQVDMRYTRTFATLWERVRPQILVESNNLFNRSNVTTINTTATTNAAGVITTAPSLLPTSSVLESRILQFGAKIEF
- a CDS encoding ROK family transcriptional regulator, with amino-acid sequence MATGTFNPPETQPSRPAHLRFANCRTLLQLLRVHGPCSKADLVRSSGLSAPTVSSAIAQIEALGLVETLGEGESSGGRPPELIQFKASHGYVAAADIGGTRLRMMLADLNGTPVAHWSTQFAADQKDPASVCSVLDEGLRAMCQQTNIPTSKVLHLTAGAPGITDVRAGIVRFAPNLTGWTEVPLRSMLRKQTGIETIVENDTNLAAVGEYRQGAAEGVEDFVFVAMGTGVGAGIFLRGSLHHGARWSAGEIGYLGVPGAPREPMEMHKTGQLERMIGGAGIELQWLERLERAGLRNEPELAELRAPQIFDLAQEGDLLALEVLQYTAVILADAIATLALVFNPELIVLGGGVGSHDRLCRETDRLLRSADFAPPRIRTSFLGTQAQLHGAISLSLTAVESKLLC
- a CDS encoding PIG-L family deacetylase yields the protein MAVDQKDQAAQKRWVAVLLAGTMALLPVMGEAQAVKETYQPASAYPLMIDRGSAGLWQSLQKLNTRASLMMVVAHPDDEDSGMLAFESRGNGVDTSLLTLNRGEGGQNVMTGNYWDELGIMRTQELLAAGDYFGVHQYFTRVADFGFSKTLEEALKQWGHDRVLADVVRQVRISRPLVINSVFAGNVSDGHGHHQTAGVMAQEAYKLAGDPKVFPEQIKAGLRPWNPLKVYARVPFATVDQRGIFDYATGHWEPVRFKNYVTGDYIEGVPTATLRIPEGGYNPLFGRSYLAIAREGLDKQKSQTGGVAIPVTRPFDSPYHLYASRVPAQVGHLPQQEESYFNGIDISLAGIANYVPAAEQAKWSAALQPVQASVDEATHAFDATDPTKSAPALAKGLEATRVLRAQIASSHLDVDAKYNMDHELGIKEAQFNEALTQSLGVSLLATVASGTIPARMGPMGDMSNQPTFQSVVAGQAFGVNVHVADQGAKALHIESATVDATDGKNWKLTTAAPMAGEIAAGQSSDVLVKAVVPQDAGITRPYFSRPSLEQPFYDLQLPQYLGLPTMPYPLLARVVYSFNGVKAEVRGVVQTTHRLNGGGPTLEPLLVAPAISVRVAPLAGVIPMDGELVKVHVTIGSSVKGLAKGEVKLSLPAGWTSSPETASFATSRDGDEQGIDFTVTTKNVQAKRYDLTAVATYEGKKFTEGFITIGYPGLRPYPMYRKAEYKATGVDVKVAPGLKVAYIMGTGDDVPAALANLGVHVTQLSAEDIASADLSVYDSIVLGVRTYAARPELRSLNDRLLQYVKDGGVVVTQYQTPEFDHNYGPYPLSVPADADKVVEEDSKVTILAPSDPLLNWPNKIVTADFDNWVEERGHGFLRSWDPKYIALTEMHDKDQDPQKGGLVYAPYGKGYYVYLAYAFFREMPEGVPGSFRIMANLISAKKNPHLPHAQ